GAAGACGCGAAAGAGTTGACCGATTGGGCGCAACGGGAGCTTAGCCTCACCCTCGACCCGGCCCGGATCGTTGGTAAGACTCAAGACGAGGCACGGCACGGGATTCTGAACGCCTACGACGAAAAATACCGCCCCGAGATGCACTCCGTGGAGCGCTCGCTGGTGCTGGAACAGATCGACAGCGCGTGGAAGACGCACCTGCTCGTGATGGACAACCTGCGCAGCGGCGTCGGACTGGCCGGGTACGCGCAGGAAGACCCGAAGATCGTGTACAAGCGCGAAGGGATGCAGGAATTCGACAAGATGTGGGCGGGGCTCCGCGACCGCACGACGGAGTCCGTGTTCCGCATGGAAGAAATGGGCGACGAGGAAGCTCAGGCCGCGCTGTGGGCCGGTGCCCGCGCTACACACGCGGCTGCGATCTCGGCGTCCCAGGCGCGCCAGGCGCAGGCCGACGCGAGCGAGCAACAAACGAACGCGGGCGGCGAAGGCAAGAAGGTGGAGCCGATCCGTAACGAGGGAAAGAAAGTGGGCCGCAACGACCCGTGCCCGTGCGGGAGCGGCAAGAAGTACAAGAACTGCCACATGAAGATGGAAGCGGGCAAGAAGTAACGCGAGACTCGACCGCTCTTCGGAGTGCGAAGTCGAATCAACGGCCGGGTTCGTCCCGGCCGCTTTTGTAACTCGACTGGGAACGGATTCCCAATGCTCCTCAACCTCGTCTACCTACTCGCGCTTACGATCCTCTCACCGTGGCTGATGTGGCGCGCGGCGCGGACCGGGCGCTACCGCCAGAACCTTACCGCGAAGCTATTCGGTCGCACCCGCCTTGCACCGCTCGCAAAAGGGCCGGTCGCGTGGTTCCACGCGGTCAGCGTGGGCGAGGTGAACCTGCTCGGTACGCTCGTACCCCAATTCCGGAAGCGCCACCCGGACTGGCACGTGGTCGTTTCGTCCACTACCGATACCGGGCTCGTAGAAGCACGCAAGCAGTTCGCAGATCTCGACGTAATCGCGTGGCCGTTCGACTTCACCTGGGCCGTTGCAACGGCACTCGATGCGGTCAATCCGTCCCTCATCGTGCTCACCGAAAGCGAACTCTGGCCGAACTTTCTCGCCGCAGCGAGCACACGAAACGTGCCAGTAGTCGTTGTGAACGCGCGCCTCAGTCCGCGAAGCTTCCGGCGCCTGAAGCGCGTCGCGGGTTTTGCCCGGCGCATGCTGTTCCAACACGTTACCCGATTCGCGGTTCAAGAAACCGAATACACCGAGCGCCTTCAACAACTCGGCGTACCGGCCGCGAAACTCGTCACCACGGGATCGATCAAGTACGACGGGGCCGCGGGCGAACGGGATACCCCGAAAACGCGCGCACTGAGGCGCGCAATCGGGCTTGGGGAACCTACCCCTCCGTCCCCCCTCCCTGAAGGGAAGGGGGAGCTGGCGCGCGAAATCTCTGTGTCTGAAACTTTGCTCGTTAAGCGTGAAAGTTCGGTCTCCCCCTTCCCTTCAGGGAGGGGGGACGGGGGGGTAGGTTATCTTTGCTCCCCCCTGATTCTCCTCGCGGGCAGTACGCACGCCCCCGAAGAAGCACTTATTCTCACAGCCTTCGCGCGCCTCCACGCGCAGTTCTCTCACCTGCGACTGATCCTAGTTCCGCGACACCCAGACCGTTTCGAGGAAGTCGCTCGCCTCGTCGAAGACTCACGGCTCTCGTTTGTGCGTCGGAGCTGCATCACTGCCCCGCTGCCCGAAATGCCCGCGGTGGTGCTGCTCGACACGGTAGGCGAACTCGGCGCCGCGTGGGGGCTAGCGG
This region of Gemmata massiliana genomic DNA includes:
- a CDS encoding 3-deoxy-D-manno-octulosonic acid transferase is translated as MLLNLVYLLALTILSPWLMWRAARTGRYRQNLTAKLFGRTRLAPLAKGPVAWFHAVSVGEVNLLGTLVPQFRKRHPDWHVVVSSTTDTGLVEARKQFADLDVIAWPFDFTWAVATALDAVNPSLIVLTESELWPNFLAAASTRNVPVVVVNARLSPRSFRRLKRVAGFARRMLFQHVTRFAVQETEYTERLQQLGVPAAKLVTTGSIKYDGAAGERDTPKTRALRRAIGLGEPTPPSPLPEGKGELAREISVSETLLVKRESSVSPFPSGRGDGGVGYLCSPLILLAGSTHAPEEALILTAFARLHAQFSHLRLILVPRHPDRFEEVARLVEDSRLSFVRRSCITAPLPEMPAVVLLDTVGELGAAWGLADVGFTGGSLDGKRGGQSMIEPAGYGVPCVFGPHVWNFRAAARRLVEVGGAVMVKDATELETELTKLIADADRRTRMGNTARDLVRRQQGATSRTLDVIDTVITSPALTRAA